AATACGATCCGTGTAACTCAGAAGGGCGATGTAGTCTCCGCTGCGGACCTGCCCTAAGAATCCTCCCAGGGCCGCGGCCAGATCCTTTGGCGCCTTCCGGCCCTGCCGCACAGCCTCTTCTTTAATAAGCTCCCAATTCGCGTCATCGGCAAAGAGCTTGAGACCTTGGCCCGAGACGCGCGCACGCGGAGCCGCAGTCTGCCCTGCCCCGGTCATGGTTTTGAGGATCTTGGTTGTGACCGCTTTGCTTTCGCTCACATTGGGTTCGTCATACGGATTGATACCCAGCACCAAACCCGCAACCGACGTGGCCACTTCCCAACGCATCATCTCCGCACCGATACGGGACTTCTCCGGAAGGCTGATTTCCACCACCGCGTCTTCGCGCGCCTGGGCTTGCCCGATCAGGTCATCCACATGAGGATCTTCCTCTCCCTCCAAACGTAAGGCCACAAAAATCCGTGTCGCGCCATAAGCATTCAGGCGCAGCACTTCCTCTGCCTCAACCGGCACCACGCCCTGCCCCTCCTTGCCTGTGCTCTCGGCAATGAGCTGTTCCAGCCACGGCACAAAGGGCTTCAGGGTTTCTGTGGCCAGGAAGGTAAGTTTGTTTGCGCCGGCCAAAGCAGCCTGCGCCATCAAGGTGCCCAAAGTCCAGCCCGGATTCTCCTCCAAATCCTTTCTCTCGCAAAGCTCACGCATCACCAAAGCCGAGTCCAAAATTTCCGAGACCGGTGCGCCGATTAACGCAGCAGGAACCAATCCGAACAGGGAGAGCGCGGAATACCTGCCGCCGATATCCGGCGAATTCAAAAACACTCTCCGAAACTTGCGCTTGCGTGCCGTCTCTTCCAATGCGCTCTTGGGATCCGTGATCGCGACAAAATGCCGGCCCGCCCCGGTCTTCAGGCTTGCCTTAGCTAAAGCCCAAAAGTATTCCATCTGGCTCAGGGTTTCGATTGTGCCTCCGGACTTGCTGGCCACCACGAAAAGGGTCTTTGCCAACGGACACTGCTGCTCAATACGCCGCACAAAAGCGGGATCCGTGGAATCCAGTATATGCAGCGCCGGCCTGCCCGCGCGGCTTCCAAAGATCTCCGCAAACACTTCGGGCGCCAGGCTCGATCCGCCCATGCCCAGGAGTACCCCATGCTCAATCCCCGAATGGCTCACATCCCGCGCAAAGGTCTCCAGGGAGGCCCAGTCGGTTTGCATGCGCGCAGGCGCATCCTGCCAACCCAAGCGATTCTTCACCACCTTTTGATGTCCGGCATCCAACTTGAATACGGACGGATCCTTTTTCCAAAATCGCGCCACAGCACCAGAGTCCCTTTGCTTTTGCAGAGAACGCTCATAGCCCGAACGGAAACGCCCGGGCAGCACCTGCTGCGCCGGCGCAGAGGAAAGAGAGATATTCATGGGGTCACCTATACCTCGGGTCTGGGGAGTCTGAAGATTTCCCGGATACGCGCGTACTTGTCCTCGCCCAACCGGCCGATGGGATCCAGCTTTTCCACCACAATGGATTTCCCGTCCCACACCCGGTCGTCAATGTGCACATGCACAATTTCGATCAAGGCCAAATTCATCGGAGCGGCCTTCCACTCCAACATCTTGTAAAGCTTTCCTTCCATAGCCACGGTTGCGCCCTTGATGCGCGGAGGCTTGACCACCACACTGTCTTCCGCGCCCACGCCGGAAACCTCCCATTCATCCACATCCGCCGGGTAATCCCCGGAACTTTCGTTCATGGACTCCGCAGCCGGGTTGGTCACCACATGGATCACGCACTCGCCCGTGTCCTCCAGATTCTTGATTGTGTCTTTCTTCTTTCCCTGTCTTAAACCCACGGCAATGGATACGAGCATGGGCTGGGCGCACACCCCGCTGAAAAAACTGAAAGGAGCCAGATTCCGGACTCCCTTTTTCGAAATTGTCGACACCCAGGCTATAGGCCGGGGCACCACCGAGCTGATCAGTAGATGGTAGGCAGATTGCTTGTCCAAGTCCTTCGGATTGAGTTCCACTCGCGTTCCTCCTTCCTCAATACAATAACAGATTCCACGGTGTCAGGCACCGGTGCCTGGCACCGGTGCCTGGCACCGCTGGACACCCCCCCGATTCCGACCTATAATAGCGCCTTTAATTGCACCCAAAACCCCCATTTTGATGCTGGAACCAATTCTCTTCTACACATTTGCGGCAATCGCAGTCCTCAGCGCCCTGCTCGTGGTCCTGGGCCGCCAGCCTATGTACAGCGTGCTGGCCCTGATCATTACGCTCTTTTGCTTGGCCGGGCTCTTTGTGCTCCTGCAGGCCTACTTCCTGGCCGCCATCCAGATCGTGGTCTATGCCGGGGCGGTCCTGGTGCTCTTCCTCTTTGTGATCATGCTGCTCAACCTGGACCAGGCAGAGGGCCCAAAGGCCCAAATCACCGGAATCAAGTTTGCCGGCCTGATCACGGCCGGACTTTTCTTGGCAGCCACCGTGCAAATCGTGGCCCGGGTGCCGGTTTTTACGGCTACCCCGACCTCAGGCAGCACAGCCGAAATTGCGTTCCTTCTCTTCACCAAGTACTTGGTGCCTTTTGAGCTCATTTCCGTCCTCCTCTTGATCGCCATCATCGGCGCAGTCAAGCTCACGGGCCGCGGGCCCTCAGAACTCCCGCCATCCAGCCTCCAGGAGGGCCGGAAATCATGATCGGCCTCCATCATTACCTCATCCTCAGCGCGCTGCTCTTCAGTATCGGCTTGCTCGGCGTGCTCACGCGGCGCAATACCCTGCTCCTGCTGCTGGCCATTGAGCTCATGCTCAATGCCGCCAACCTGAGCTTCGTAGCCTTTGCCTCGCACCTCGGGGATCTCTCCGGACAAGTCTTTGTCTTTTTTGTGATGATCGTGGCCGCGGCCGAGGTCACTGTCGGGCTCGCCATCGTAGTGGTTATGTCCCGCACCCTGCGCACGATCCAGGCCGATGAAGTGAGGCTCCTCAAATGGTAACTCTCTTACCCTGGATCATCCTCTTTGCCCCGCTGGCCGCCGCGCTCATCATCATGATCTTCGGCCTGCGCCACCGCACCTTGAGCGCGGTTCTGGCTATCGGCAGCCTCTTCCTCGGTTTTCTGCTAAGCGCGTATCTGGCCTGGAAGGGCTTCTCGCACAGCATCCACCTGCCCGTGGAGTCCTCGGTGCTCTGGCTCCAGGCCGGCATCCTCAATGTGAGCTTCGGCCTGATTGTGGACGAACTCTCCCTGATGATGGCCCTGGTGGTCACCGGGGTAAGCAGCGCTATCTTCCTGTACTCGGCCGGTTATATGGAGCATGACCCGGGCTACACACGCTACTTCGGCTGCCTCGCGCTCTTTGCCTTCTCGATGCTGGGAATCGTGTTCGCAGCCA
Above is a genomic segment from Candidatus Omnitrophota bacterium containing:
- a CDS encoding glucose-6-phosphate isomerase, giving the protein MNISLSSAPAQQVLPGRFRSGYERSLQKQRDSGAVARFWKKDPSVFKLDAGHQKVVKNRLGWQDAPARMQTDWASLETFARDVSHSGIEHGVLLGMGGSSLAPEVFAEIFGSRAGRPALHILDSTDPAFVRRIEQQCPLAKTLFVVASKSGGTIETLSQMEYFWALAKASLKTGAGRHFVAITDPKSALEETARKRKFRRVFLNSPDIGGRYSALSLFGLVPAALIGAPVSEILDSALVMRELCERKDLEENPGWTLGTLMAQAALAGANKLTFLATETLKPFVPWLEQLIAESTGKEGQGVVPVEAEEVLRLNAYGATRIFVALRLEGEEDPHVDDLIGQAQAREDAVVEISLPEKSRIGAEMMRWEVATSVAGLVLGINPYDEPNVSESKAVTTKILKTMTGAGQTAAPRARVSGQGLKLFADDANWELIKEEAVRQGRKAPKDLAAALGGFLGQVRSGDYIALLSYTDRIPQYEKSLARMRRRMTERLAVASLRGYGPRYLHSIGQLYKGGPNTGVFMILTADPSEKIPVPGKKYSFGELEMAQALGDLSALEGHERRVIRIHLGKNISAGLKQLEEIISGLQ
- a CDS encoding flavin reductase family protein, coding for MELNPKDLDKQSAYHLLISSVVPRPIAWVSTISKKGVRNLAPFSFFSGVCAQPMLVSIAVGLRQGKKKDTIKNLEDTGECVIHVVTNPAAESMNESSGDYPADVDEWEVSGVGAEDSVVVKPPRIKGATVAMEGKLYKMLEWKAAPMNLALIEIVHVHIDDRVWDGKSIVVEKLDPIGRLGEDKYARIREIFRLPRPEV
- a CDS encoding NADH-quinone oxidoreductase subunit J; translated protein: MLEPILFYTFAAIAVLSALLVVLGRQPMYSVLALIITLFCLAGLFVLLQAYFLAAIQIVVYAGAVLVLFLFVIMLLNLDQAEGPKAQITGIKFAGLITAGLFLAATVQIVARVPVFTATPTSGSTAEIAFLLFTKYLVPFELISVLLLIAIIGAVKLTGRGPSELPPSSLQEGRKS
- the nuoK gene encoding NADH-quinone oxidoreductase subunit NuoK; translation: MIGLHHYLILSALLFSIGLLGVLTRRNTLLLLLAIELMLNAANLSFVAFASHLGDLSGQVFVFFVMIVAAAEVTVGLAIVVVMSRTLRTIQADEVRLLKW